A region of Lycium barbarum isolate Lr01 chromosome 1, ASM1917538v2, whole genome shotgun sequence DNA encodes the following proteins:
- the LOC132603948 gene encoding transcription factor LHW-like, whose product MGYLLKEVLKTLCGVNQWSYAVFWKIGCQNTKLLIWEESYYETSTFSNIHGTSGVENPELAFQDWSACWVSGGVQNSRLLNQAGESLHLLVNKMTTDNQFNLVGEGLIGRAAVTGNHQWILSKGLSRDAYPPEVLKELCQQFSAGIQTISVIPVLPHGIVQFGSYLHIMENMGFVEDVRTLISQLGCVPGVLLSDENATTEPALTSRPVYLGSSVSTEYCGRAKVVNSASMIDKVNSIQSEGFIGQTSSSLADATFQGFNVTQSFADCHDNHFHKKILPEVKPCMYLNSQLTNNMIKTEVIPPNPDIWTKQQASQYIRKTPFCQESSVGSLTLDSGSIMLTEQQISGESSFAKSNLTLPNGFGASQARADHVVMSKFYENSVLPSTGVTELCKESIGNGPPIGASELNASSSYDVDHVINNHSLDGQGAEYLLDGSKIMVENDLFQALGVMLTQNEQPSSSECIQDVYGEKHERGVRNPLFDNAYGDVYVQCQSGDDLFDVLGADFKNRLLNGSWNNEQNNEPDSNTKDWIKNSSTSTISRDASSTVNQGNSDSCMFSMTGFDRILDTMVSNGSAKQSLDDNVSSRTTITNLSSSSAPNASCSYGRGGVSSKIQGEQFGSPKTLSKSGAMSSGSFRSEGSKENTGMYSQSSSIYGSTISSWVESSYDTKPSSSVSTGYSKKPDEMGKTSRKRLKPGENPRPRPKDRQMIQDRVKELREIVPNGAKCSIDALFERTIKHMLFLQSVTKHADKLKQTGESKIISKDGGLLLKDGLEGGATWAYEVGSQSMVCPIIVEDLNQPRQMLVEMLCEERGLFLEIADIIRGLGLTILKGVMETRSDKIWAQFAVEANRDVTRMEIFISLVRLLEQTAKGGAEPANAGDSFHQTASIPATGRPCSLL is encoded by the exons ATGGGGTACTTGCTGAAAGAGGTTTTGAAAACTCTGTGTGGAGTAAACCAGTGGTCTTATGCTGTTTTCTGGAAGATTGGTTGCCAAAATACCAA GCTTTTAATTTGGGAAGAATCTTATTATGAAACTTCAACATTCTCTAATATTCATGGAACCTCTGGAGTTGAGAATCCAGAACTAGCTTTCCAAGATTGGAGTGCTTGTTGGGTTTCTGGCGGGGTTCAAAATTCTCGGCTTCTGAATCAAGCAGGGGAGAGCTTGCATTTGCTTGTAAATAAAATGACGACGGACAATCAGTTCAATCTAGTAGGAGAAGG ACTAATTGGCCGGGCTGCAGTCACGGGGAACCATCAGTGGATTCTTTCGAAGGGTTTAAGTCGAGACGCTTATCCACCAGAG GTTTTGAAAGAGCTTTGTCAACAATTTTCAGCTGGCATACAG ACAATTTCAGTTATTCCTGTTCTTCCTCATGGCATTGTTCAATTTGGTTCATACTTGCAC ATAATGGAGAATATGGGATTTGTGGAGGATGTGAGAACGCTAATAAGTCAACTAGGATGTGTCCCCGGTGTTTTATTATCTGATGAGAATGCAACAACAGAACCTGCCCTAACTTCGAGACCAGTTTACCTTGGCAGTTCAGTCTCAACGGAATATTGTGGGAGAGCCAAAGTAGTGAACTCCGCTTCAATGATTGACAAGGTTAACTCCATTCAGAGTGAGGGTTTCATTGGTCAAACTTCTTCTTCTTTGGCTGATGCAACATTTCAAGGCTTCAATGTCACTCAAAGTTTTGCTGACTGCCATGATAACCACTTTCACAAGAAAATTTTGCCAGAAGTGAAACCATGCATGTACCTAAACAGCCAGCTGACAAATAATATGATCAAAACTGAGGTAATTCCTCCAAACCCCGACATATGGACGAAGCAACAGGCTTCGCAATACATTCGAAAGACACCATTCTGTCAGGAATCTTCGGTTGGCTCATTAACTCTAGATAGTGGCAGCATAATGTTAACTGAACAACAAATCTCTGGTGAAAGTAGTTTTGCAAAAAGCAATTTAACTCTGCCAAATGGCTTTGGAGCATCTCAGGCAAGAGCCGATCATGTTGTGATGTCCAAGTTTTATGAAAATTCTGTTCTTCCATCCACTGGAGTAACTGAATTGTGCAAAGAGAGTATTGGAAATGGGCCTCCAATTGGTGCTTCTGAACTGAATGCATCTTCTTCATATGATGTGGACCATGTGATTAATAATCATTCTTTGGATGGGCAAGGTGCAGAATATCTGTTGGATGGGAGCAAGATAATGGTAGAAAATGATTTGTTTCAAGCACTTGGTGTTATGTTAACACAGAATGAACAGCCAAGTTCAAGTGAGTGCATTCAAGATGTCTATGGTGAAAAACATGAACGCGGAGTGCGGAATCCCTTATTTGACAATGCATATGGAGATGTGTATGTCCAATGTCAGTCAGGGGATGACTTGTTTGATGTTTTGGGTGCTGATTTTAAGAACAGACTACTAAATGGCAGCTGGAACAATGAGCAAAACAATGAACCAGACTCAAACACAAAGGATTGGATTAAGAATAGCTCGACTTCTACAATAAGTCGGGATGCTTCTTCTACCGTCAACCAAGGAAACTCAGATAGTTGTATGTTCTCCATGACTGGTTTTGATCGTATTTTAGATACTATGGTATCAAATGGATCTGCTAAGCAGAGCCTGGATGACAATGTTTCTAGCCGTACGACGATAACAAATTTGAGCAGCTCCTCTGCCCCGAATGCTTCATGTTCCTATGGCCGAGGTGGGGTCTCCAGTAAAATTCAGGGAGAGCAATTTGGGTCTCCCAAGACACTTTCAAAATCAGGAGCAATGAGTTCTGGTTCATTCAGATCTGAGGGGTCCAAAGAAAACACAGGAATGTATTCTCAAAGTAGTTCGATTTATGGATCAACTATCAGTTCATGGGTGGAAAGTAGTTATGATACAAAGCCGTCAAGCAGTGTTTCAACAGGCTATTCTAAAAAGCCTGACGAAATGGGCAAAACAAGTCGCAAAAGGCTTAAACCAGGAGAGAATCCTAGACCAAGGCCAAAAGATCGGCAAATGATCCAAGATCGCGTGAAGGAACTTCGAGAAATTGTTCCTAATGGGGCAAAG TGTAGCATTGATGCACTGTTCGAACGCACGATCAAACACATGCTTTTCTTGCAAAGTGTCACAAAACATGCAGACAAACTAAAACAGACTGGAGAGTCAAAG ATTATCAGTAAGGATGGAGGATTGCTTTTAAAGGATGGTCTTGAAGGCGGAGCAACATGGGCATATGAAGTAGGCTCACAGTCTATGGTCTGCCCTATTATAGTTGAGGATCTGAATCAACCTCGTCAAATGCTTGTGGAG ATGCTTTGCGAGGAACGAGGCTTATTTTTGGAAATAGCAGACATTATAAGAGGATTGGGTTTGACTATCTTGAAGGGGGTGATGGAAACAAGGAGCGACAAAATATGGGCACAATTTGCTGTAGAG GCAAACAGAGATGTTACAAGGATGGAGATATTCATCTCACTCGTTCGCCTCTTGGAGCAAACAGCGAAAGGTGGAGCAGAACCTGCCAATGCTGGTGATTCGTTCCACCAAACAGCATCGATACCTGCAACTGGTAGACCTTGTAGTTTGCTGTGA